The DNA sequence cattttttcccctaatttaaaattatctaaaagaACCGAGTATAAGTGGGAAAATGGTTAcccatttaacattttcaaccAACTGGATAATATTCATTTAAAGTGAAAGGAGAAAGATCCTTATTGTTGTTGTGAGTACATTGTAGTCACAATAATCCTTGCAAAAATTTACGTTTATAATTTTCACTGTAACAAACACTATAAAATCACATGGTACGGCAACATTGACTTTAGTTCGAAGTATACATGAATATGAAACTCAACATACATTCTTGATTaccatatacaaataaaaataaattttgatgaagcAAGTCTGATAGCGTTAAGGGTGTACCTCGTTTTTCCAGTTTCTCTTACAAAACCCGAGTatggtttgaaaattttctgaaaatgttgatgTATGCTGCCCCTTGCAATGCTGGTCGGATTTTTAAAAGAGGTATTTTTTATGATCTGGGGGCGAACTGTCTGATAAACAACCAACCCATTTTTGACACCCGATACACGCCATCTTTGATGTTGATACATAGCCCGCAAACATATCTCTTTGTGCACAAAGACCCAGCCAGTCGCTAAAATGATGATGAGTACATTTGAATACATTTTGGAAAAGTTTTCCTGCACAACCTTCTGAAACATATCTAGGAATTATACTTTCTCCATGCCAACAACGCACCAAAAGACCACAAGAACACACTTTGAATTTTATTCTTCGACAACCACTTCAACTTGATGAAGGAGCTCTAAAATATTTCCAGCTTTTCTCTTGGCCCTGTCAGTACCATTCTCTGACAGTTGCTTCAATGCCTCTTCTGCACCATGCTCCCTGGCTAGTTTCAACTGCTGCGAATCACCCGTGCACAGAGACCACAATACTGCTGCGGCATTCTCCCGATTGCGTGGGGAACCAGTTCTTATAAACTCCACCAAGACAGGGATTGGCTCACCTTGACCAATGGCTGTCTTCCCTTCAGTATGGCTTGCAAGAATCGCAAGGATTGCTAGTGCTTCGTCGACCATCCCACTTCCAGCATCCTTCAGCAATCTCATCAGTGGGGCCACAATACCGGCCTTCACAGCTCTTGACTTGTTCCCCTGATAGATTGAAAGATTGAAAATAGCAGTGGCAGCATCCTTCTTCCCTCTTGGAGTCCCCTCACATAGCAACGTTATAAGAGCTGGGATAGCCCCTGCTGCTCCTATTTTGACCTTGTACTCATCTACTACAGATAAACTGAAAAGTGTTGCAGCTGCATTTTCCCTAGCTTCCATGCTTCCATTTTTTAACACCTCTACTATATCAGGAATGGCTCCTGCATTTACAATAGTTCCCTTGTTACTGTCATTGATGGAAAGGTTGAGAAGTGCTGTAACAGCATGCTCCTGTGTTCGGGGATCCGAAGAGGACACTAGGTCTGCAAGAAGTGGTATGGCTCCTGCTTCAGCAATACATACTCTATTATCTGCATTCCTCTTTGCAAGCAACCTGAACTCACCAGCAGCTGCTCTTTTCTGTTCCGGGTTCCCAGTTGCCAGTTTTTCCAATAATTCATTGACAGCAGCACGATCACAGTCTGAAACTTTGCATCCGGATTTCTTGCTTTTACAATTTGCTTGCTTTTTTGGAAGCTCAACGCCATTACTCTCACACCATAAAGCAATCAGACTTTTCAAAACGTAGTTAGGAGTTAGGGCTGTGTGCAACAGTGTCTGCTGTGTCTTGGGACAGGTTTTATGTCCTGCATCAAGCCATTTCTGAATGCTGGACCTTTCATAAGTCTGCAAAAGAAacataaagacaaaaaaaagacATTAATAATCGATATTGAAATAGATGAGTAGTTGTAAACTCAAACTGGGTATGCAGCTGCCAGGTAATACCTGTCCAGTAGCGACAATCACGGGATCTTTCATCAGCTCAAGAGATATTGGACATCTGAAATCATCTGGGATAACAGGAGATCTGTGCttaatcaatttcatttcaccCTCAGCGGTGTCGACTTGCGGATTTGCCATCTGTACCCAGTCTTTTATCTTCTTAAACAATGATGACATTTCTTCAAAGCTGTCTCTTGGTTCTATATCACTCGAGATAACCAATTCATGGAATGCAAGTGACTCTTTCTTTACATCATTGATAGTCTTGAGATACAGCTTTTCAGAAAGTCTTTTGATTATTGCCGGGTCCAGGTCTTTTTCTTTCTGTGCTATGGCTAAATCCATGTCCAATTGAAAATCAAGGGAGTCCATTTTTCCTTTGGCTCTTTTGAATTGAGCATGTACTAGTTCAATCTGAAAGAAATCAAACATGTCCTACCTACTGTTAAAACTTTCCAAATCTGCTGTTCCATGGTTTGATACTAAATGTTACTTTCCTTAAGAAGTCaggaatgataaatattttggatACCATTTAGTAcaagtactctctctctcccttgacACTTTAATTATAAGAGTAGGACGCTGTGGGACTATACACTGTTATTTAGCACAAGAATGTATGCATTTAATTCTCTCCATGATAAGCTGGGTTGTAAAAGTACCTGTTCGCGGACCTCCTCGGATATATTAAGGTTATCATAATGAATCTCGTTCAATGCTGCTTCAATTTGTTCCGTTACATGGTGGAACTTCTGTGCAATCTTTTCCCTTTGCAGAGCCTGTGACAAGCATGACATTGCGTACCTCAAATCAATGATTGAATTCGTTTGAGAAACAAGAATATTAATGAGCTAGATCACAATAAATGACTAACAATGCCGATGCCATTCGTTTCAAGTACAGAGGCAACCATAGACACCATGCATTTTCATCGATACTTAGAACTTATTCGACATGTATGCTCTTAGAATGCACACATGAACGCATTTTTCTCAAATAAGAAAAACTTCGGATTTGCGAAATTAATCTCCCAACATGTacaataaatacatacatacatacaaacatGTATGTCTATTGACAAAGAATTTGAATCCTGGATATGAAGATGATTCTTTTGAGGTTGCCGAATGGAAAAGCGAATTTAAAATTTCCCTTCTTATCTTAGCAAAcgaaaacaaagagaaacacaATCGGTTCAGTATCCGTCCTTTCTCCTTCGCTTTCACCCGTTTTCTAAGTGGCCAAACGGAAAGTAATTAAGTGCTAGGGATACCTGATAGAGCTTGCTCCCTCCGTTCACCGAACGGAGAAGCTCTTTAGCTGAATCCAGAGCCAGTCGCAGGAGTTCTAAGGCCTTGACCTCATCTTCGCAGAGCTCTTCCTCGCTGTCCCTCAATTCCTCGAAGAGAGGACTCAGGAGCTTGACTCTCCGAACCAGGTTCCCGTGCATCTTCTTGCAGACGTTTCGGCACTCGGGCAACTCCGAGATCGCTTTAACGGAGTCGGCGAGACGAATCAGAACCGAGTCATCCGGATCCTCGGTCGGCCCCATAAGAAGGAAACGAGGGAAATAACTCCTAGAACTTGAGAATTAGATTGAATGTAGGAAGAGAATGGGATTGGCTGatacaaaaaaatagagagacgGAGATCGAGATTGGTTGGGAAATGGTGGGGATTGGAAATTCAGAACCGCCTATAGATTTTGCAGAGGAAGATGGGGTGTTGTCTGTGAGATATAAAGGGAGGGAGGAGAAATAAAACATCAAAGAGATATGTAATTgaagttaataatattttttagaataatgaagttaataatattttttagaaataaaagtttggaataatgagagagagagagatggtcaCTCAAATCTTTGTTTAGGTTTGGTTTGGTTATTAaatatctctcaactcatcattataattttttaaaatctcaacataaaatataataaataatttattttttttaaattttaaaataataataatattaaaaaataatattctaataatattttatcatctcaactcaactcacttcaacatctaaacgcaacctGATGTTGCTGCTTACTGTTTTGGCCAGGTTGCCTGAGGGAATTATCTCATTGTGACAAAATTATCCTTTGCTTACACGtgtccttttttgtttttttattttaaattttgttatattaaatcatatctatgtatatataaataataaataggttttttttttaaaaaaaaaatttggaggaGGAGGTTTTAAATTTCAGACCtccattttcaaaattaaaaattatgtcaatCAAATTACAAGTCTTTTAGCATAAATAGGTCATTTCTTAATGCTAccattatgtatgtattttgttATTGGTcttggtaatttttttaatcaaattctctatttctttctttaaataatCAAGCATTAGCATGTATCAAGCTTTCGGGAACGAAGGGTATTTCCGACCTTAGGAGAAAACCAATCATATGGACCAGGCAACTTTGCGCGTTATCATCAACGCGTTTATTTCCTTACGGCGCAGAATTGTCAATTGGACGGTCGGGATCCTTCCGAGAACCAACTCGAAAGCCTTTGGTCCCGCTCGATTTGCTCTgatatcggattgaaatattcTCCATAGGTTGAGCCATTCCTGGTCGGATATTGATTTCAAATCAAAGATTCATTCACATGTACCatttaatactaaatttaattaaGCTGccatttgaataatttttttttatttttatataaaatattataaataatttaatttttttaaatttttaaataataatattattataataatattttatttaactttaactttcatatcaactcatctcatctcaattcaatataCATACGGCacctaatattttttcaaacttattttaaaataagagttaatgttatttacaaatttagttagtaaaagataaattatttattacgaGACTCGTTACattcataaaatatcaatacttttttttatgtaaatgttcgtaaatatatttatattcataaaataataaaaattattatttgtatcttaaattttattattttcgaTCTACGTCATTTATAAGTGACTGTTTACTGAGAAATCCGCATATACCTTtctaaaaaaacagaaagaaaggaCAGGCAACCGGGTCAGATGGGACAGATAGAAGCCATCAAGTTGCTGACATGTCCGGTTGGGTTTGGTCAACAGCGTGTTTAAAATGGCGCCCACAGCACTTGACAAAACACAACGAGAATATTGACTTTGCCATGTAGACAAAAGCGAATGGACGAAATTAAAAGCTAAGGCTTTTGTTCTACGTAAGTTTAATTGGTAGTCTCTTTGTCTGCTTTCTgcacaataaaaaaagaatttcgtTCTGATTTTCCATCGTTATTTTCTGTATTATACAGTGTTCAATTTATATCCAAATGAGTGTGGAATATTCTGTATAAGAGCATTTCTATTGGCTTCcctaaaatcacttttttcttataatttgagaaatattttagagaaTACTCTAAAAACCTTCCTACATCCGGAtccctattttaggaaaaagatttaggaaatgaataATGATTCCCTATATTTGGGGAACCACTATTCATTCCCTAAAtcacttttatcaatattttattcatttcaattaaattaattctttttccaatcatttacattttcttttatactcatatttattgtaattttaaataatatttttagatataatttaaatagctacgaaaatataaaaaattaataattttaaaaatattaaaaataatttaaatttttatttaaaatcttcactagagtaataattcaaaacataaaaaaatatattgagtagttaaatttataaatgaaagtgagagaaaaaattaataaaaaaagaatagagaaatattattttaatagaatagagaattgatagggaatgagatgtagaaggtttttgaaagatcagtaaaatttaggaaaaactTTTAGGAAATGTactttttagctaaattataggGAATTTTATAAGGAacccaatgtgaatgctctaacaGGTTGTTATTAGTAGGACACGTATACAACAAATAAAGTTCCAGACTATTCTTTATGAAGGAATGCTGCACTGTCCATTTGCTGAGGTGTCTTCTTCATCTGTTAAGGATGGAATGATATTTCTTATAGCCCCCTGCGAGCCCAACATTCCTGGAAGGACTGTGAGGCTCGATCTTAATGTGCAAAAACAAGTAATGGTCAGCGGCTTTGTGAATACATCTGCTATATGATCCTTGCTTGATAAAAGTGAAACTTGAAGAGTTTTATTGTGAATTCTGTCACGGACGAAGTGATAATCAATATCGACATGCTTTGTGCGGGAATGCATGACAAGATTTATTGATAAGTATGTAGCCCCCAGGTTAGAGGATTGGAGACTTAGAGAGAAACACACCCAGTTCATATAATAATGTCTGGACCCAAATGAGTTCACATGTGGCATGAGCTAAGGTTTTGTATTCAGCCTCTGTGCTAGACCTGACAATGGTGGAGTGAGCTCCAGGAAATTAGATTAGCATCATAAACTACACAATAGCCTCCattagattttctatcatctggAGATCCTGCCTAGTCAGTATCGGGGAAGGTAGCCAAGATAGGAGAAACTGAAGGGAAAATAACCAGACCATAATCCAGAGTTTGTTTTAGATACCGTAGAATTATCTTCACTGCCTGCCAGTGAGAAATACACGGAGCATGCATATACTGACAAACACGGTTTACAGAAAAAGCCAACTTAGGTCTGGTAAAAAGTAGGTACAGTAAACTCCCTACCACACTCCTATACAGTGTAGGATCTTCCATGGAAGTAGAATAAAAAGCTGATAGCTTTGTGGATGGTGACATTGGAGTGCCTACTGGTTTACAATTTGTCATGTTGGTCTTTTTAAGAAGATCCagtatatatttcttttgagatAGAACTAAACTAGTGGAGTTTCGGTGACACTCAATACCAAGGAAATAATGAAGTGCACTGAGGTCTTTCAAAGGAAATTCAACACTTAATAGTTGAATAGGCTGTGCAATAGCTTGTGGATCCGATCCAGTGAGAACAACATCATCAACGTATACTAAGAAATAAAGAACCACAGATTGATGCCGATATATGAACAAAGATATATCAGACTTAGCAATAACAAAACCCAATTCAACCAATTTTCGACTGAGACATGCATACCACGCACGAGGGgcctgtttaaggccatataGAGCACGATTTAGCTTGCACACATAGTTCAGGAACTGAGGATGAACAAAACTCGTAGGCTGAGACGTAAACACAATTTCATCCATGGTgccatgcaaaaatgcattttgcaTATCCAACTGATGTATTGACCATTTTTCAAGCAATGCAAGAGAAAAAACCAGCTTGATTGTTGTTGGCTTCACAACAGGGCTAAACGTCTCTGAGTAGTCCAATCTCTCTAATTGGTTGTACCCCTTGGCTACAAGCCGTGCTTTCCTACGCTCAATGGAGCCGTCTGAGAGGTATTTAGTTTTGAAGATCCAACGACACCCCACTAAGTTCTGAGAGGGAGAGGGCAGGACAAGAGTCCAGGTGTTGGTAGAAAGCAGAGCATCGAACTCAACCTGCATAGCCTTTCTCCATTCGGTGAACTTGGAAGCTTCAATAACAGAGGAGGGGTCATCGGGAGTGACAGCTGAGGTAACATGAGCATGAGGTTTCGGCCAATCAATGGTTCAATTAGTTCAAATTTTGGGAAAATGGAGACTGGATTTAGAACGAGTTGTCATGGGATGGACATTAGAAGAtgggagagagatagaggaaGGATGTGTGGGAAGAGTTGATTGTGCCCtagaggaggaagaagacgaaCCAGTGGAGTGAGGAGAAGCGTTCGGTGAGAAGGGCTCTACCGCAGATTCAATGAGGGGCTCTTGAATGGGCAACGGAATAGAAGTTGACATGGGCTTAGAAGAAGGTACGAAAATGGAAGGGGAAATGGGCTCAGGAGTGGGTATCGATGTAGGGGGTGAAGAGACGGGCCTAGAGTCAGAATTGTTTGGTAGAGCTGAAGGTGTTTGTATTGATTGATTGGTGGGCCTGGAAGGAATAAGAATAGGaagatatgtgtgtgtataattGTTTGGGCTAGAGACAGTTTGTGTAAAAGGAAATACTCCATAAAAAAGACATCACGAGATACATACATCCTAGAGGTTTGAATATGATAGCATAGGTGTCCATGATGATTTGAGCTATATCCAAGAAAAACACATGGTAGAGATCGATAGGACATTTTATGCTTGTTATATGGCCTGAGATTGGGCCAACAAAGGCAACTGAATGTCTTTAGAAATGTGTAATTTGAGCTCTTATTCCATATTAACTCAAAAGGTGATTTATTGTACAAAATTAGTGTTGGTAATCTATTTATTAAGTAGATGGCAGTAACAAACGCATTAGTCCGACATTTTTTAGGGGAATGAGAATGAGCAAGTAGAGAGAGTGCATTCTCAACAATTTGCCTGTATTTTCGTTCAACGGAGCCATTTTGAGAATGTACATAAGGACAAGACAAGTGATGAGAAATGCCAAAGGattgcaaaatattattaagaggACGAAATTCACCACCCCAATCAGAATGTAACGCACGAATTTTAGTATTAAGAAGATTTTCAACAAGACgcttaaaagataaaaagacaTTGACTACATTTGatttacattttaaaagaaaaatccatttaaaccgactataatcatcaacaaatgaCACATAATATCTGAAACCTCCTCTGGACAAAATGGGAGCTGGTCCCTATACATCAGCAAACAGAAGTTGAAGAGGAGCAGTGGTCCAGGATGGAGAGGAAGCATATGAAAGTTGATGAAGTTTGGCTTGACAGCAGGAGGAACACAGCCCATCGTGAGAAGAGGATTTCACAGGAAGAGACAACTGTGAGATTATTTTGCGGACTAACTGCATAGATGGATGTTCCAAACGGGCATGCCATTGAAACAAAGTGACTCTAGAACCGTGATAGGCCTGAGGTGCTAACGACATAGGAGGAAAGACATATAAATGGTGGACAGTATGGCCTTTGAGAAGAGTTTTATTGGTGCAGGAATCCTTCACATAAAAACAAGATgagtgaaattaaaaaaagacacAATTATCTTCACAAAACGTTCTGactgaaattaaattttttgagaTAGAAGGAACATGATAAAGATGAGAGAGTAGAAGATTGCCAGATGATGAAGGAACATGAGAGGCGCCCACGTGATGAATAGGCAAAGAGTTTCCATCTCCAACCCGCACCTGCTCATCTCCCTTATACTCAGAAGGATTCAAAGAAATGTTAGAgaaattatgagtgaaattgtgTGTGGCGGTTGAATTCGGGTACCACTTGTTATCAATGATGGAACCAttatcaaaggaaaaagaaggagcTGAAGTGTAGTGAGCAGATAATGTGGGAGGAGAGGGAGATTGATAACTATAATCAAACCTATAGTGGCACTGAAGAGCAGTGTGCCCATGACAATGACAAACCTGACACGATGGACGGTTGggtgaaaaatgagaatattggAACCGACCTCCATTGCAACCTCGCCCATGTCCCTTGTAACCACCTCTGCCTTTTGATTGACCCTTTCCTCTAGTATTGCTGCTGTTAATGGTTGCTGAGGTGATGTTGGCCGAAAACTCAGGTGATGCGGTGAAGGTGGTTTGTTGGTGAGAAATGCGGGATTCATAAGTAAGTAAATGACTGTAGACTTAAGAGGGGGTGAGTGGGTCTACTCGGGTTGTTATGGAGGTAACAACCGAATCAAAATCGGTGCCCCATCCAGCCAATAAATAAGCAATGGGATCAAATGAGGTTAAAATTTTACTAGCTGCTGCAAGGGTATCACAAATGAGTTTAACCTTTTGATAGTAGTCGGCAATGGTATCGAAACCTTTATTGAGTGTGGAGAGTTGATATTGAAGTTGCATTACTCGGGCTTGGGATTTGAGACAAACAAATCCTCGAATATCAACCAGATTTCTCTGGAAGTAGAGGCTTCGATAACATGGGCTATGAGGTTTTcggaaatagaaaaaatgagaatgGTCATAATAGCTTGATCCTACTGTTTTCAAGGTAAATAGTAAGAATTTTCTTGTGTGAGACTTTTGTCGAGCAATTTAGGTGCCATAATAGACCCATCAACATATCCATAGATATTTTGACTATTGAGGTAAGACATAAGTTGAGCCTTCCACAATAGATAATTATCATGGTTTAACTTCACAGTAATGCAATGGGAGGGAGATGGGAGGAAAAATTTGGGAGTCTGGGATTCGGCCATGGATGAGCTTTGGAATTTGAGCTCATAGGTTCatattacacaaaagtaaatctgTAAACTGATGTAGCTTGATATGACATATGagattgtaaagttaattttcttgtaaagtagatctaatagatcatttgaaatcacatcaatttgtaaatttatttttttataatttaattgtgTATGTAAcacttctcatatatatatatatatagttcgtACTAATTATTTACGTATAATGGGACGTACTCTtgattaattatgttataattaatataaaattatataaatgggGTAATTAGCATCAAACATTTGTTTTCATTCTTccgttttttttattttcccataAGTAGTTCCCTTCGAATGATTGTAAGTTCATTAATATTGTAGGACCGAACTGCCCACTAATGGGATGGAATTAAAAAACTTTGAACAATGTCTGAATCCTGTGCACTTGCTAGGAAAGTTCAAATAACTACGTACATTTCATGAACGCGATACAAATTCAATGCATCTTTAATGATACGTACAAGAAATATGGTGAGACAAATTTCAAAGTCATGATTAGTTTTCTTTGAAccaaattataatttgatcttGTTTTCACGTAACGCTTCGTACGTAGAATTTAGAAATATGTGCTTGATTTATTTGCATGGTTCACACTTCGTTGACTGCATGTAGACCTAATTTAATCCTACTACCCATATAGTCCAAACATAAGTTTTCAAAgtcatgagtttttttttaatcttagtaatgcatgtttgggattactacgaaaaagttatttataattagttgttccttatttaaaatacttttaaacatgtgatatttgtttggaaataatagaaatatatatatatatatatttttttttttgaggtataaattatataaaacgtcattttatttttttaaagattatccatatatattcttaatagaaatttgaataaaatcatcaaatgaTGCTTTACTTAAAATgtagctttaatttttttaaaattaaaaaatattttattatattttatataaaaatttaaaaaaattataataattagataaaatgaattgagatcaaCTCTAAATTCAATCGGCCTTAAAGCTTGCTCTGGGCATTGACGATATTCTACTAGATCGTAGGATTTGGATTCCATCACGTGTTTGCCGGAAGCTTTAATTTAAGATGGAataaagataatcacaataagatttaaaaataatactatatacaatcatgaaatgcataaatttcatgcaatcattttaaaaaagagtaagaattattattaaaaaattaatattcttttcaTACGTGTCTcgtatatctttattttttttaaagtgattatgcgACGCTTGTATAGTCActactacaactatcatttttcaatatttaatttaaagtcaAATATATTATACCTGCGCCGGTTTCTAAAACTTTATTTTGCATAACAACCAATGCTTGAAGTTGGACGgaataacttaattaaaactGAAAACACATGCAAGGAATTAATGATTTATCTCTAACGTTTGatccctttcttttttgtttgttcctaatatttttaattaaaacaataataaaaaagaaacacaaacaAATTATAGCTAAAATCTCAGTTTGAATTGGCCTTTTAATCCTCCTCAGGAAGTTCATAGGTAAGCGTCTGAAATGGTGAGTGTGGTTAGAAAATAAATCTATTGGTgacattttattattagaaaataatttcaattttgcaTAGTTGGTAGACAAAGATGAAACTGGCCAGGATTATAAGTTTAGAAGGGTCAAATATTTTTAGgatagaataaataattcaatttaagtttttttttatgaacatgATTATCAACAAAGTgatacaatatataattatgagttGCGTACACTTTCAGAGGAAACCGTTGCGTTCTGTGATACACTGCGTACAGATAGAGAGCAACCTtcagatttttcttcttcccaatATCTATGGGGAATCCCACCTTGCGCCCTTCAGTCTCTTGGTCTGTTTTTGGCATCCTTCCAATCATTTATGCCCTGTGCTTTTTTGTTTCCTCCGCCTATGCCATTAGCGGGAATGAGACGGACAGATTGGCCTTGCTTGAATTCAAGGCTAAGATAATCGATAAATCCGTCATGATTTTCGGTTCATGGAATGAAAACGTCCACTTCTGTCAATGGTATGGAGTTACTTGTGGTCGTCGACACCAAAGAGTCACACAGTTGCACCTAAAATCTCAGAAACTCGTGGGATCTGTATCAGCTTTCATTGGAAATTTGAGCTTTCTAAGGTCTCTAAGTCTCTCATACAATAGTTTGAGTCATGAAATCCCTCCAGAACTAGGCCGTTTGCATAGATTGCAGTACCTAGATTTGTACAATAATTCATTTGGTGGTAGAATTCCTACCAATATATCCAGTTGTTCAAGTCTCGAAGTTCTGTATCTTGGTAGGAACCAACTGGTTGGCGAAATTCCGGTCGCGCTTAACTCCTTGTCAAAGCTCCGAACATTTTCTGTAGATTACAACATATTAACGGGAAGAATCCCTACATTTCTTGGGAACCTGTCATCCCTTGAGGCACTTTCAGCAACATCCAATAATCTGGGTGGGAGTATCCCTGATGTTCTGGGACAACTTAtgaatcttgaaaatttttttattggtggaAATCGGCTTTCTGGTACCATCCCGCCTTCAATCTTCAATCTCTCTTCCATTAGAGAGTTTGACGTGGGACTTAATCATCAAATCCAAGGGAGTCTTCCGATGGACTTGGGCACAACTCTTTCTAATCTTCAAAGTTTTTCCATTGGATCTAACCAATTTACTGGAACCATTCCTCCTTCAATATCCAATGCCTCAAACATGGACAGACTTCAGTTCCAACAAAACAAACTTACCGGACGTGTTCCTTCTTTGGAAAATCTGCGTAGGCTTCGAATTTTGAGCATTGCCGATAACCACCTGGGAAGCGAGGGAACTGATGACTTGAATTTTCTTTGCTCATTGACCAATGCCACCAGCTTGGAGGTgttgaatataaatatcaacAATTTTGGTGGAATCTTACCGGAATGCATTGGTAACTTCTCATCTACTCTCAAAGTATTGTTCATGGataacaataatataattggAAAGATTCCAAGCGGGATTGGAAATCTTGTCAACTTATATAACCTCAAGATGTGGAATAATCAATTGTCCGGTAACATTCCTACTAGTATTGGAAAGCTTCAGAGGCTAGAGGAATTGTCTATTTCTGGAAACAATCTCTCAGGCAATATCCCAGACTCTCTTGGAAATCTAACTATGTTATCTGGTCTACGATTACCGGACAACAATCTTCAAGGAAGCATCCCTTCAAGTCTTGGAAAATGtcaatttttgtcatttttagaTCTTTCTGAAAACAATTTGAGTGGTACCATACCACCTCAAGTCATTGGTCTCTCAACCTTGTCAATTTATCTTG is a window from the Juglans regia cultivar Chandler chromosome 7, Walnut 2.0, whole genome shotgun sequence genome containing:
- the LOC108992763 gene encoding U-box domain-containing protein 14, producing the protein MGPTEDPDDSVLIRLADSVKAISELPECRNVCKKMHGNLVRRVKLLSPLFEELRDSEEELCEDEVKALELLRLALDSAKELLRSVNGGSKLYQALQREKIAQKFHHVTEQIEAALNEIHYDNLNISEEVREQIELVHAQFKRAKGKMDSLDFQLDMDLAIAQKEKDLDPAIIKRLSEKLYLKTINDVKKESLAFHELVISSDIEPRDSFEEMSSLFKKIKDWVQMANPQVDTAEGEMKLIKHRSPVIPDDFRCPISLELMKDPVIVATGQTYERSSIQKWLDAGHKTCPKTQQTLLHTALTPNYVLKSLIALWCESNGVELPKKQANCKSKKSGCKVSDCDRAAVNELLEKLATGNPEQKRAAAGEFRLLAKRNADNRVCIAEAGAIPLLADLVSSSDPRTQEHAVTALLNLSINDSNKGTIVNAGAIPDIVEVLKNGSMEARENAAATLFSLSVVDEYKVKIGAAGAIPALITLLCEGTPRGKKDAATAIFNLSIYQGNKSRAVKAGIVAPLMRLLKDAGSGMVDEALAILAILASHTEGKTAIGQGEPIPVLVEFIRTGSPRNRENAAAVLWSLCTGDSQQLKLAREHGAEEALKQLSENGTDRAKRKAGNILELLHQVEVVVEE